Proteins encoded together in one Agromyces sp. 3263 window:
- a CDS encoding PhzA/PhzB family protein, whose translation MSGTVASVEELRTANRAVVEAFFASNLDRPEERLALWHPDGVKELPFAPAGLPKSRWEGRDEIVANTVNNAGMFADCVHRDLEIVAAEDPALFFVTSRMVPEATFLGEPYPQSFLHVIRVRDGRIILQQEYFNSEILAEAERAARAKGRSPLQ comes from the coding sequence ATGAGCGGGACCGTGGCCTCCGTCGAGGAACTCCGCACCGCCAATCGGGCCGTGGTCGAGGCGTTCTTCGCCTCGAACCTCGACCGCCCCGAGGAGCGCCTCGCGCTGTGGCATCCGGATGGCGTGAAGGAACTGCCCTTCGCTCCCGCCGGCCTCCCCAAGAGCAGGTGGGAGGGCCGCGACGAGATCGTGGCGAACACCGTGAACAACGCCGGCATGTTCGCCGACTGCGTGCACCGCGACCTCGAGATCGTTGCGGCCGAGGACCCCGCATTGTTCTTCGTCACGAGCCGGATGGTGCCGGAGGCGACGTTCCTCGGCGAGCCGTATCCGCAGTCGTTCCTCCACGTGATCCGGGTGCGGGACGGCCGGATCATCCTGCAGCAGGAGTACTTCAACAGCGAGATCCTCGCCGAGGCCGAGCGCGCCGCACGCGCCAAGGGCAGAAGCCCGCTGCAGTAG
- a CDS encoding DUF6379 domain-containing protein has protein sequence MPNGLIDDSSLRTHPDGLALALTLPWYRSLWLSSVSTLRLAVDGQPVDAEDLAFELDGVRYGLDELPEQHDVLWYLQAHPLLIVRRPQPVALGEAHEIEVFGELRLPYMQIAPGADGGPGIYVPNIVKQAMTLTVTDEDAAPPALVRDVPPAPAATEEDPFKLGLTLYSASAEFRAGWFDFSALLDRVAELGIGPGIEIVASQVLPTYPVVSDAFVRTWRDAFDRHGFDASSFGANLDMGRRRDRDMTPDEEFAFSETLFRGAAKLGFPLVRIQSAKPELLRRLLPIAEELDLKLAYEIHAPMGPNAPEILKVRDVYAELDSPLLGFVADFSATMHSMSPTLLRAVRRAGLDDDAVQTMQDIWATDAPMRQRQEEFIAYLRGRDFDPGRLGAFAHLAFNMHGHVDPREWADIMPQILHVHAKFYDIDERGEEPAIDYPELVRVFVEGGYRGYWSSEWEGHAFAELGEVDPLLLVRKQHDLIRRSMRAMRQPA, from the coding sequence ATGCCGAACGGACTCATCGACGACTCCAGCCTGCGCACGCATCCCGACGGGCTCGCGCTCGCCCTCACCCTGCCGTGGTACCGCAGCCTCTGGCTGTCGTCCGTGAGCACGCTCCGCCTCGCGGTCGACGGCCAGCCCGTGGACGCCGAGGACCTCGCGTTCGAGCTCGACGGCGTGCGCTACGGGCTCGACGAGTTGCCCGAGCAGCACGACGTGCTCTGGTACCTGCAGGCGCACCCGCTGCTCATCGTCAGGCGGCCGCAGCCGGTCGCGCTCGGCGAGGCACACGAGATCGAGGTGTTCGGCGAGCTGCGCCTGCCGTACATGCAGATCGCGCCGGGCGCGGATGGCGGGCCGGGCATCTACGTGCCCAACATCGTGAAGCAGGCGATGACGCTGACGGTGACCGACGAGGATGCCGCACCGCCGGCGCTCGTCCGAGACGTGCCGCCCGCGCCCGCGGCCACCGAGGAGGACCCGTTCAAGCTCGGGCTCACGCTCTACTCGGCGAGCGCCGAGTTCCGCGCCGGCTGGTTCGACTTCTCGGCGCTGCTCGACCGGGTGGCCGAGCTCGGCATCGGGCCGGGCATCGAGATCGTCGCCTCGCAGGTGCTGCCGACGTACCCGGTCGTGTCCGATGCGTTCGTGCGCACGTGGCGTGACGCGTTCGACCGGCACGGGTTCGACGCGAGCTCGTTCGGCGCGAACCTCGACATGGGACGGCGCCGCGACCGCGACATGACGCCCGACGAGGAGTTCGCGTTCAGCGAGACGCTGTTCCGCGGCGCGGCGAAGCTCGGCTTCCCGCTCGTGCGCATCCAGAGCGCGAAGCCCGAGCTGCTGCGCCGGCTCCTGCCGATCGCCGAGGAGCTCGACCTGAAGCTCGCCTACGAGATCCACGCGCCGATGGGCCCGAACGCTCCCGAGATCCTGAAGGTGCGCGACGTCTACGCCGAGCTCGACTCGCCGCTGCTCGGCTTCGTCGCCGACTTCTCGGCCACCATGCATTCGATGTCGCCGACGCTGCTGCGCGCGGTGCGCCGTGCCGGCCTCGACGACGACGCCGTGCAGACCATGCAGGACATCTGGGCGACGGACGCGCCGATGCGCCAGCGCCAGGAGGAGTTCATCGCGTACCTCCGCGGCCGCGACTTCGACCCCGGACGGCTCGGCGCGTTCGCCCACCTCGCGTTCAACATGCACGGCCACGTCGACCCGCGCGAGTGGGCCGACATCATGCCGCAGATCCTGCACGTGCACGCGAAGTTCTACGACATCGACGAGCGCGGCGAGGAGCCCGCGATCGACTACCCCGAGCTCGTGCGCGTGTTCGTCGAGGGCGGCTACCGCGGCTACTGGTCGAGCGAATGGGAGGGGCACGCGTTCGCCGAGCTCGGCGAGGTGGACCCCCTCCTGCTCGTGCGCAAGCAGCACGACCTGATCCGTCGCAGCATGCGGGCGATGCGGCAGCCGGCATGA
- a CDS encoding DUF6379 domain-containing protein, with amino-acid sequence MLLERDLIQSIGFRNVREGHRVTGFQFRVRMPSYRGMAASLIDGIAVRVDDLVDVGPDVPRWTFAGRTYSLAELWDGDGVRWPLEEAAIVTVPLDGGLPDGVHQVSIELRLRMSYIPEEHQPSTYRETRHITLSPEAAGAPFKYGVSLYSFMTDYGTVLDLETALAAVADVGATGLEILGEGHIAGYPEPTTAWVDQWFALLDRYALEPTNYGSWIDTRLHSSGPNARALSAAEGAGMLQRDLRLAKRLGFRFVRPKIGVVSGDLVPDPIWTESVERSLDLAQELDVVICPEIHSPTPIKHPVVDDYIDLIERTGTKHFGLLLDTGIFQDRPIPLRPGELPGQRPAFLDGIGVDPADIADIAKYVVFIQAKFHDIDDRLEDQQIPWEPVLQALKDAGYTGYLSSEYEGERSPWRSIEQVRRQHSLIRRIADGLD; translated from the coding sequence ATGCTTCTCGAGCGAGACCTGATCCAGTCCATCGGATTCCGCAATGTCCGCGAGGGCCACCGGGTGACCGGGTTCCAGTTCCGGGTGCGCATGCCGTCGTACCGGGGGATGGCGGCGTCGCTCATCGACGGCATCGCGGTGCGCGTCGACGACCTCGTCGACGTCGGCCCAGACGTGCCGCGGTGGACGTTCGCCGGCCGCACCTACAGTCTGGCCGAGCTCTGGGACGGCGACGGCGTGCGGTGGCCGCTCGAGGAGGCCGCGATCGTCACGGTACCGCTCGACGGGGGGCTCCCGGACGGCGTGCACCAGGTCTCGATCGAGCTGCGGCTTCGCATGTCGTACATCCCCGAGGAGCACCAGCCGAGCACCTACCGTGAGACGCGCCACATCACCCTGTCGCCCGAGGCGGCCGGGGCGCCGTTCAAGTACGGCGTCTCGCTCTACAGCTTCATGACCGACTACGGCACCGTGCTCGATCTCGAGACCGCGCTCGCCGCCGTCGCGGATGTCGGCGCCACCGGACTCGAGATCCTGGGCGAGGGGCACATCGCCGGCTACCCCGAGCCCACCACCGCCTGGGTCGACCAATGGTTCGCGCTGCTCGACCGGTACGCGCTCGAGCCGACGAACTACGGGTCCTGGATCGACACCCGCCTGCACTCCAGCGGTCCGAACGCCCGCGCGCTCTCGGCTGCGGAAGGGGCCGGAATGCTGCAGCGCGACCTGCGGCTGGCGAAGCGGCTCGGCTTCCGGTTCGTGCGCCCGAAGATCGGCGTCGTCTCGGGTGATCTCGTGCCCGATCCCATCTGGACGGAGTCCGTCGAGCGGTCGCTCGACCTCGCGCAGGAGCTCGACGTGGTGATCTGCCCCGAGATCCACTCGCCGACGCCGATCAAGCACCCGGTCGTCGACGACTACATCGACCTCATCGAGCGCACCGGCACGAAGCACTTCGGGCTCCTGCTCGACACCGGGATCTTCCAGGACCGGCCCATCCCGCTGCGGCCGGGCGAACTGCCAGGACAGCGTCCGGCGTTCCTCGACGGCATCGGCGTGGACCCGGCCGACATCGCCGACATCGCGAAGTACGTCGTGTTCATCCAGGCGAAGTTCCACGACATCGACGACCGGCTCGAGGACCAGCAGATCCCCTGGGAGCCGGTGCTCCAGGCGCTGAAGGACGCCGGCTACACCGGCTACCTCTCGAGCGAGTACGAGGGGGAGCGGAGCCCCTGGCGCTCGATCGAACAGGTGCGGCGCCAGCACTCCCTCATCCGACGCATCGCCGACGGGCTCGACTGA
- a CDS encoding GMC oxidoreductase, producing the protein MSHHPTIAVVGSGPIGSAYARTLLEGVPDARVVMFEAGPQLTERPGESVRNIADPIEKARARERSQGPQAGEFREALGIPAGTVVEGTFTARQGTHLLDFGGEGSAHAPTFPAAAGATNVGGQGAHWTCAIPRPGFSEKVPFIADDEWEDLIATAEGLLHAQSSAFADSAVGGGIRSLLEEEFAGELPDGYGPGTLPVAGDPQPDGTMRWAGADVVLGPLIEPGHPLAERFELRDLTLVRRIEHDGDLVTGVTVEDLRTHETSFVPADLVVVAADAFRSPQLLWASGIRPRALGHYLTEHPVVISTVALDADRIGRFATEAQLDEELARRAEHAADPVAAVNRIPFSEPDHPFSLQVMYAETTPFPMAPDAPHAQNRWGYVNMGYGMRKRPRFEDAVTFDDGELDYRGFPNMTITYELTPAELGEIEAATERLRRAGNALGTFVAEPRLMPNGSSLHYQGTLRMGDADDGTSVADPWSRVWGYEHLVVGGNALIPTATTMNPTLMSVAIAVRGARKAAEQLRADAAASVTA; encoded by the coding sequence ATGTCGCACCACCCCACCATCGCCGTCGTCGGCAGCGGGCCCATCGGCTCCGCCTACGCCCGCACGCTGCTCGAGGGCGTTCCGGATGCCCGGGTCGTCATGTTCGAGGCGGGCCCGCAGTTGACCGAGCGTCCCGGCGAGAGCGTGCGCAACATCGCCGACCCGATCGAGAAGGCCCGCGCGCGGGAGCGCTCGCAGGGACCCCAGGCCGGGGAGTTCCGCGAGGCGCTCGGCATCCCCGCCGGCACGGTCGTCGAGGGCACGTTCACCGCGCGACAGGGCACGCACCTGCTCGACTTCGGCGGCGAGGGCTCGGCGCACGCGCCGACGTTCCCGGCGGCGGCCGGGGCCACGAACGTCGGCGGCCAGGGTGCGCACTGGACGTGCGCGATCCCGCGACCGGGGTTCAGCGAGAAGGTCCCGTTCATCGCCGACGACGAGTGGGAGGACCTCATCGCCACGGCCGAGGGACTCCTGCACGCGCAGAGCTCGGCGTTCGCCGACTCGGCCGTCGGCGGCGGCATCCGCTCGCTGCTGGAGGAGGAGTTCGCCGGTGAGCTGCCCGACGGCTACGGCCCGGGGACGCTGCCCGTCGCGGGCGACCCGCAGCCCGACGGCACCATGCGCTGGGCGGGCGCCGACGTGGTGCTCGGCCCGCTCATCGAGCCGGGGCATCCGCTCGCCGAACGCTTCGAGCTGCGCGATCTCACGCTCGTGCGCCGGATCGAGCACGACGGCGACCTCGTCACCGGTGTCACCGTCGAGGACCTGCGCACGCACGAGACGTCCTTCGTGCCCGCCGACCTCGTGGTCGTGGCCGCCGACGCGTTCCGCTCGCCCCAGCTGCTGTGGGCATCGGGCATCCGCCCGCGGGCGCTCGGGCACTACCTCACGGAGCATCCGGTGGTCATCTCCACCGTCGCCCTCGATGCCGACCGGATCGGCCGGTTCGCCACCGAGGCGCAGCTCGACGAGGAGCTCGCCCGCCGCGCGGAGCACGCCGCCGACCCGGTCGCGGCGGTGAACCGCATCCCGTTCTCCGAGCCCGACCATCCGTTCTCGCTCCAGGTGATGTACGCCGAGACCACGCCGTTCCCGATGGCGCCGGATGCCCCGCACGCGCAGAACCGGTGGGGCTACGTGAACATGGGCTACGGCATGCGCAAGCGTCCCCGCTTCGAGGACGCGGTGACGTTCGACGACGGCGAGCTCGACTACCGCGGCTTCCCCAACATGACGATCACCTACGAGCTCACCCCGGCGGAGCTCGGCGAGATCGAGGCCGCCACCGAGCGGCTCCGACGGGCGGGGAACGCCCTCGGCACGTTCGTCGCCGAGCCACGCCTCATGCCGAACGGCTCGAGCCTGCACTACCAGGGCACCCTCCGCATGGGCGACGCCGACGACGGCACCTCGGTCGCCGACCCGTGGTCGCGCGTCTGGGGGTACGAGCACCTCGTCGTCGGCGGCAACGCCCTGATCCCGACCGCCACGACCATGAACCCCACGCTCATGAGCGTCGCGATCGCCGTGCGGGGCGCCCGCAAGGCCGCCGAGCAACTGCGAGCGGATGCCGCGGCATCCGTCACGGCCTGA
- a CDS encoding MDR family MFS transporter, producing the protein MSLSPLRFRLLIASLLTVSILGALDHTIVATSLATIAGELGALGQMGWVVVGYTLASTVLLPVLGKVGDLVGPRLVFLVSLVVFLVASLACGFAQDMTQLIVARVAQGMSSAGLQLMSQTIVAHVTTPRERPKVLSIIGAAFPVAILVGPVLGGAITDYWGWSWVFWINIPFGVAAFALAVFAIPHIDPGPRRRFDFAGATAFTVAFVALVLAVSWIGDPAAASAALVAFVVAAIGFAAFFVIELRVPEPIVPLRFFADRTIAAGVALSAIIGIGLFSVTAYLPTYFQMAYRTTATVSGLVPIATVFGMLVSNLATGWLVSRTGHYRVYPIVGTTLGAAGLLTMALLPEGGALWVPMVVMGIVGVGTGSFMSLVIAIVQGAVPRNETGTITATVNLVRQMGSTVATAVIGGVIGVGVAAGLPSILDASTLTPQAVRASSPAVQEQVAQLYGDVLSPVFAALAVVYALGIVAAVLLPKGQLSDEVETAPEAASESLTA; encoded by the coding sequence ATGTCGCTCTCACCGCTCCGGTTCCGGCTCCTCATCGCCTCCCTCCTGACCGTCTCGATCCTCGGCGCCCTCGATCACACGATCGTGGCCACGTCGCTCGCCACCATCGCCGGCGAGCTCGGCGCACTCGGCCAGATGGGCTGGGTCGTCGTCGGCTACACGCTCGCGAGCACCGTGCTGCTGCCCGTGCTGGGCAAGGTGGGCGACCTCGTCGGTCCGCGCCTCGTCTTCCTCGTCTCGCTCGTCGTGTTCCTCGTGGCGTCGCTCGCCTGCGGCTTCGCGCAGGACATGACGCAGCTCATCGTCGCCCGGGTCGCGCAGGGCATGAGCTCGGCCGGACTGCAACTCATGTCGCAGACGATCGTCGCCCACGTGACGACGCCGCGCGAACGCCCGAAGGTCCTCAGCATCATCGGCGCAGCCTTCCCGGTCGCGATCCTTGTCGGCCCGGTGCTCGGCGGGGCGATCACCGACTACTGGGGCTGGTCCTGGGTGTTCTGGATCAACATCCCGTTCGGCGTCGCGGCGTTCGCCCTCGCCGTCTTCGCGATCCCGCACATCGACCCCGGTCCTCGGCGACGCTTCGACTTCGCCGGCGCGACCGCCTTCACCGTCGCCTTCGTCGCGCTCGTGCTCGCCGTCAGCTGGATCGGCGACCCGGCCGCGGCATCCGCTGCGCTGGTGGCCTTCGTCGTCGCGGCGATCGGCTTCGCCGCCTTCTTCGTGATCGAGCTGCGCGTGCCCGAGCCCATCGTGCCGCTGCGATTCTTCGCCGATCGCACGATCGCCGCGGGCGTGGCACTCTCGGCCATCATCGGCATCGGGCTGTTCTCCGTCACCGCATACCTGCCGACCTACTTCCAGATGGCGTATCGCACCACAGCCACGGTGTCGGGGCTCGTGCCCATCGCCACGGTGTTCGGGATGCTCGTCTCCAACCTGGCGACCGGATGGCTCGTGAGCCGCACCGGCCATTACCGCGTCTACCCGATCGTCGGCACCACCCTCGGCGCCGCAGGGCTGCTGACGATGGCGCTGCTGCCGGAGGGCGGGGCGCTCTGGGTGCCGATGGTCGTGATGGGGATCGTCGGGGTCGGCACCGGATCGTTCATGAGCCTCGTCATCGCGATCGTGCAGGGCGCCGTGCCGCGGAATGAGACGGGCACCATCACCGCGACCGTCAACCTCGTGCGCCAGATGGGATCGACCGTGGCCACGGCCGTCATCGGCGGCGTCATCGGCGTCGGCGTCGCCGCCGGGCTGCCCTCGATCCTCGACGCGTCGACCCTGACGCCGCAGGCCGTGCGGGCATCGTCGCCCGCCGTGCAGGAGCAGGTCGCACAGCTCTACGGCGACGTGCTCTCGCCCGTCTTCGCAGCCCTCGCCGTGGTCTACGCGCTCGGCATCGTCGCGGCGGTGCTCCTTCCGAAGGGGCAGCTGTCCGACGAGGTCGAGACCGCACCCGAAGCCGCATCCGAATCCCTCACCGCGTGA
- a CDS encoding Gfo/Idh/MocA family oxidoreductase translates to MPWGIGVIGAGPGVAALHLPTLQRLSDRFTVVHLADQGSGRAVELAHRVDAASSTGTEELLADAAVEVLAICSPPSEHAVQILEAINGGVRGILCEKPLATTKDDARAVVDACREAGVKLLVATNHFYDEAWDRAKHHLVALESDVRTISATVALPPNGRFHAVVTEPDASGPPARGGPDLADPAVAADVVRQLVLGLAVHDLPAIRDLAPDFEGVDFAAAVPPIGYTVAFRASGVRVLLTAVMLPDGPDPLWRLTIGTETDRVDVEFPPSFVHAGSATVRVRVGDLRTTTYRREDEDGYVREWRALAALLDGSATMEYHEVLDDALFAIDLADAAAAAIRAGGSS, encoded by the coding sequence ATGCCGTGGGGCATCGGCGTGATCGGGGCGGGGCCGGGGGTGGCGGCGTTGCACCTCCCGACGCTGCAGCGGTTGAGCGACCGGTTCACCGTCGTGCACCTCGCCGACCAGGGCAGCGGCCGCGCCGTGGAACTCGCACATCGCGTGGATGCGGCGTCGTCCACGGGGACGGAGGAGCTGCTCGCGGATGCCGCGGTCGAGGTGCTCGCGATCTGCAGCCCGCCGAGCGAGCACGCCGTGCAGATCCTCGAGGCCATCAACGGGGGCGTGCGGGGGATCCTGTGCGAGAAGCCCCTCGCGACCACCAAGGACGACGCGCGCGCCGTCGTCGACGCCTGCCGCGAGGCCGGGGTGAAGCTGCTCGTCGCCACGAACCACTTCTACGACGAGGCCTGGGATCGGGCGAAGCACCACCTCGTGGCGCTCGAGTCGGACGTGCGCACGATCTCGGCGACGGTCGCGCTTCCGCCGAACGGCCGGTTCCACGCCGTGGTCACCGAACCGGATGCCTCCGGGCCGCCCGCCCGCGGCGGGCCCGACCTCGCCGACCCGGCCGTCGCTGCCGACGTGGTGCGTCAGCTCGTGCTGGGCCTCGCCGTGCACGACCTCCCCGCGATCCGCGACCTCGCGCCCGACTTCGAGGGCGTCGACTTCGCGGCGGCGGTGCCGCCGATCGGCTACACCGTGGCCTTCCGGGCCAGCGGTGTCCGCGTGCTCCTGACGGCCGTCATGCTGCCCGACGGGCCCGACCCGCTCTGGCGCCTCACCATCGGCACCGAGACCGACCGCGTCGACGTCGAGTTCCCGCCGTCGTTCGTGCACGCGGGCAGCGCGACGGTGCGGGTCCGCGTCGGCGATCTCCGCACGACGACGTACCGGCGGGAGGACGAGGACGGCTACGTGCGTGAATGGCGGGCGCTCGCTGCGCTGCTCGACGGAAGCGCCACCATGGAGTACCACGAGGTGCTCGACGATGCGCTGTTCGCGATCGACCTCGCCGACGCCGCCGCGGCGGCGATCCGCGCGGGAGGCTCGTCGTGA
- a CDS encoding ROK family protein translates to MTRESTLRFGAQTDEVTSLLRIVNLVRTGEAATRPEIGRVTGLGRGVVTQRVDQAIEMGFLADGEFGPSSGGRAPRTLRFRSEQGRIVVCALGALHIRVGIASLDGDVVDHAHTKWDIARGPAETIEKALEMLDEILAQHPDVPVWGVAVGIPGPVDFESGRPVAPPIMPGWNGFDVRRRFEQRFDAPTWVDNDVNLLAFSERARRDDEALDLIFCKVGSGIGAGLLSRGRIHRGANGAAGDIGHVRVRDSDALCRCGKVGCLEAEAGGWALVRDAEVAVGEGSGGALARHVEGGVAITPEAIALAAMDGDALAISLIQRSARLVGESIAALVNMFNPAVIVVGGAVSSAGEVFLAEVRQRVYELSLPLATRDLSIVRSLGDEKEPLRGGAEMVREQLFDATFPRWFADGRPTISEVMVAS, encoded by the coding sequence ATGACACGCGAGTCCACCCTGCGCTTCGGCGCCCAGACCGACGAGGTGACGAGCCTCCTTCGTATCGTCAACCTGGTCCGCACCGGAGAGGCGGCCACGCGTCCCGAGATCGGGCGGGTGACCGGGCTCGGCCGCGGCGTCGTCACCCAGCGGGTCGACCAGGCCATCGAGATGGGCTTCCTCGCCGACGGCGAGTTCGGCCCCTCGTCGGGCGGTCGCGCCCCCCGCACGCTGCGCTTCCGCTCGGAGCAGGGGCGCATCGTCGTCTGCGCCCTCGGGGCCCTGCACATCCGCGTGGGCATCGCGTCGCTCGACGGCGACGTCGTCGACCACGCCCACACGAAATGGGACATCGCGCGTGGCCCAGCCGAGACCATCGAGAAGGCGCTCGAGATGCTCGACGAGATCCTGGCGCAGCACCCCGACGTGCCGGTGTGGGGTGTCGCGGTCGGCATCCCGGGCCCGGTCGACTTCGAGAGCGGGCGCCCGGTCGCTCCGCCGATCATGCCCGGCTGGAACGGCTTCGACGTGCGCCGCCGGTTCGAGCAGCGCTTCGACGCGCCCACCTGGGTCGACAACGACGTGAACCTGCTCGCCTTCAGCGAGCGCGCACGCCGCGACGACGAGGCGCTCGACCTCATCTTCTGCAAGGTCGGCTCGGGCATCGGCGCCGGGCTGCTCTCCCGCGGGCGCATCCACCGGGGCGCGAACGGCGCGGCCGGAGACATTGGGCACGTGCGGGTGCGCGACTCCGACGCCCTGTGCCGATGCGGCAAGGTCGGATGCCTCGAGGCGGAGGCGGGCGGCTGGGCGCTCGTTCGCGACGCCGAGGTCGCCGTCGGCGAGGGCAGCGGCGGTGCCCTCGCACGTCACGTCGAGGGCGGCGTGGCCATCACGCCCGAGGCGATCGCCCTGGCCGCGATGGACGGCGACGCCCTCGCGATCTCACTCATCCAGCGTTCGGCACGGCTCGTCGGCGAGTCCATCGCTGCACTCGTCAACATGTTCAATCCGGCCGTGATCGTCGTCGGCGGCGCCGTCTCGTCGGCCGGCGAGGTCTTCCTCGCCGAGGTGCGCCAGCGGGTCTACGAGCTCTCGCTCCCCCTCGCCACTCGCGATCTCAGCATCGTGCGGTCGCTCGGTGACGAGAAGGAGCCGCTCCGGGGCGGTGCGGAGATGGTGCGCGAGCAGCTCTTCGACGCCACCTTCCCTCGCTGGTTCGCGGATGGACGGCCGACCATCAGCGAGGTCATGGTCGCCTCGTGA
- a CDS encoding restriction endonuclease subunit R gives MSPEPSDVDVDVAGALPPTWTMAASAFNWTPEVIRAERTAPDIAAGIVIGGIASTIELEPGQLWRSFPVSADAEVDALRRVLDSAGGSVSIVGASLDDWTGGRQRRSEEERLAFLLPQLRAAHRVGATGVRLPIGQAGEALLRRLLPTLHELDLVLYEEIQGQQAPESAPTAAAIDVIARIDDPGVRLLVDLSMLMPALPITYLDELAHAGLPPELLARLLDEWRDPATTGAVVGLLRSGGVPPAIQTLYMNLLVRFGRSRAADLRGILPLVGAFHLKFWDLDNADLRVSAPIRDLGALLAGSDFAGTLCSEWGGHEWLDADAADMTRRHLAVAHTALAEGVAATSQRGQRMAQRES, from the coding sequence ATGTCGCCTGAGCCGAGCGACGTCGACGTCGACGTCGCGGGCGCGCTTCCGCCCACCTGGACCATGGCCGCAAGCGCCTTCAACTGGACGCCCGAGGTGATCCGCGCCGAACGCACGGCACCCGACATCGCCGCGGGGATCGTCATCGGCGGCATCGCTTCCACGATCGAACTCGAGCCCGGCCAGTTGTGGCGGTCGTTCCCCGTCTCCGCCGACGCCGAGGTGGACGCGCTGCGCCGAGTGCTCGACTCCGCCGGCGGCAGCGTCAGCATCGTCGGGGCGAGCCTCGACGACTGGACCGGTGGCCGCCAGCGGCGCTCGGAGGAGGAGCGACTCGCGTTCCTGCTCCCCCAGCTCCGCGCCGCCCATCGGGTGGGTGCCACCGGCGTGCGCCTGCCGATCGGGCAGGCGGGCGAGGCACTCCTGCGGCGACTCCTGCCCACCCTGCACGAGCTCGACCTCGTGCTGTACGAGGAGATCCAGGGGCAGCAGGCACCGGAGTCGGCACCCACCGCCGCGGCGATCGACGTCATCGCCCGAATCGACGACCCCGGCGTGCGCCTGCTCGTGGACCTCAGCATGCTGATGCCCGCCCTGCCGATCACGTACCTTGATGAGCTCGCGCACGCGGGCCTGCCACCGGAGCTGCTCGCCCGCCTCCTCGACGAGTGGCGCGACCCGGCGACGACCGGGGCGGTCGTCGGCCTGCTCCGGTCGGGCGGCGTGCCTCCGGCGATCCAGACGCTCTACATGAACCTGCTCGTGCGCTTCGGGCGGTCGCGCGCGGCCGACCTCCGCGGCATCCTGCCCCTCGTTGGCGCCTTCCACCTCAAGTTCTGGGACCTCGACAACGCCGACCTGCGGGTGTCCGCACCGATCCGCGACCTCGGCGCCCTGCTCGCCGGCTCCGACTTCGCGGGCACGCTCTGCAGCGAGTGGGGCGGCCACGAATGGCTCGATGCGGATGCCGCGGACATGACTCGCCGCCACCTCGCCGTTGCCCACACCGCCCTGGCCGAGGGTGTCGCGGCGACGTCGCAGCGTGGGCAGCGGATGGCGCAGCGCGAGTCCTGA
- a CDS encoding Rid family hydrolase — MSRQIISTENAPSSPLYSQAVRAGSTIYVSGTVGIDPATGELAGSSIQDQTRQALRNCEAILHAGGSTLADVTAVTVLLAQPDEFAGMNEAYSEVFSQFPPARAVARLGPDLPGILVSILMTAHTDS, encoded by the coding sequence ATGAGCAGACAGATCATCAGTACGGAGAACGCGCCGAGTTCTCCGCTGTATAGCCAGGCTGTGCGGGCGGGTTCGACGATCTACGTGTCGGGAACGGTCGGAATCGACCCGGCGACCGGAGAGCTGGCGGGGTCATCGATCCAGGATCAGACGCGTCAGGCACTGCGCAACTGCGAGGCCATCCTTCACGCTGGCGGAAGTACCCTTGCAGACGTCACCGCAGTCACGGTGCTCCTTGCGCAACCGGATGAATTCGCCGGCATGAACGAGGCATATTCGGAGGTCTTCAGCCAGTTTCCCCCGGCCCGCGCCGTCGCCCGGCTCGGACCAGACCTACCAGGCATCTTGGTGTCGATACTGATGACGGCACATACGGACAGCTGA
- a CDS encoding ATP-binding protein, which translates to MSRVDNRSRIIEVSCRRIDGPSSDVRKQIPDRSRAIVGVVTRVVLMCGPAGSGKSTVARRLEAEGMVRLPFDQEAWRRGIQTMPLPSDVHEEIEQELRARLIALVAAGADVVLDFSFWSKRGRLAYRDVLRPLGVVPETIYLATPRAIALERMDARSHEHADDYALANDVAAEYFDHFEPPTADEGPLTVLGAAQ; encoded by the coding sequence GTGAGCCGCGTCGACAACCGGTCGAGAATCATCGAGGTTTCATGCCGGCGGATCGACGGTCCGTCATCGGACGTCCGGAAGCAGATCCCCGACCGGTCAAGGGCTATCGTCGGAGTGGTGACCAGAGTCGTTCTGATGTGCGGGCCAGCGGGTTCTGGAAAGTCGACCGTGGCCAGGCGGCTCGAAGCGGAGGGCATGGTTCGCCTTCCGTTCGACCAGGAAGCCTGGCGACGTGGGATCCAGACGATGCCCCTCCCGAGCGACGTGCACGAAGAGATCGAGCAGGAACTCCGCGCTCGCCTCATCGCGCTGGTCGCGGCCGGCGCAGACGTGGTGCTCGACTTCTCGTTCTGGTCGAAGCGTGGCCGCCTCGCGTATCGGGACGTGCTGCGTCCGCTTGGAGTGGTGCCGGAGACGATCTATCTCGCGACGCCACGAGCAATCGCACTGGAACGAATGGACGCGCGCAGCCACGAGCACGCCGACGACTACGCGCTTGCCAACGACGTCGCGGCCGAGTACTTCGACCACTTCGAGCCCCCGACCGCCGACGAAGGTCCCCTGACGGTCCTCGGTGCGGCGCAATAG